The genomic DNA CCACAGGCTATAACTTAACATTTGTGCTAGGAAAGAAATTGCCCCGGCGACAGTAGCAGCAACAGCTTGAGTGAGGGTATCACGATTAATAATATGGGTGAGTTCGTGGGCAATTACACCTTCTAATTCATCCTCTGGTAAGATGTTTAAAATTCCTTCTGTAACTGCTACCGCAGCGTGTTCTGGATCTCTCCCTGTAGCGAAAGCATTAGCAGTTTGTCCAGGAACAATGTAAACTCCTGGCATGGGAATGTTAGCACGTTGAGAAAGTTTTTCTACCATGCGATATAGTCCTGGTGCTTGAGTTTCGCTCACAGGTTGGGCATGATAAACAGCTAGGGCAATTTTATCAGATTGATACCAAGAAAATAGGTTAGTAACTGCTGCTAAACCGATGCCTATGATTAAGCCGCCAGTACCACCAATTACCCAATAACTAATGGCAATTAATAAACCACTGAGTGCAGCTAATAAAGCAGCGGTTTTGAATTGGTTTCCCATATTTTTATCTCCTGTTTATGGGGTTTAGTTTTGTTTAATGTTTACGAAATATTGGTTCTATTTAGCTATGTTCCTATTGTATCGAGTTCAACTAGAAGATACAGTGATGAAAACCTCTAACTCTCAGTACGGTTTTCTCGCTACACCTTGAAAAATATGATTTAGTTTAGCTACCAACTTATATTGTTACTATTCTTTGAACACATCTAGAAATGGTTGGTAAGCAAAGACTCGATTACGCTTTTGTCCCGTAATTTCTTGGAGTAAACCTAAATCACACATTTCTTTTATTAGTGTATTTGCATTAGGATACGATAATTGAATTATTTCCTGCACATTTTCTACAGCGACAATTGGTTTGAAATAGAGGCTTTCTAGTAAAGTTATTGCATTACCTGAACGACGACCCATTTCATTTAACACTAACTGGCGATGTTCTTCTTTCATACTGACTATTTTGCGAGCAGTTGCAGATGCTTCTTGAGCAACTTCATAGACTCCACGTAAGAAAAATTTAAGCCAGTCTTCCCAGTTACCATTATCTCTCACCGCTTGAAGACGGTCATAGTATTCAGTACGATGTTTTTTGAAATAGTAAGATATATACAATAATGGTCGTTTCAGTATATTTTGTTCACATAGTAAAAAAGTGATGAGTAGACGACCAGTTCTCCCGTTACCATCAAGAAAAGGGTGAATTGTTTCAAACTGAGCATGAGCTAATCCAATTTTAATCAATGCAGGTATTGGTGTTGAATCGTGGAGAAATTTTTCTAAATTGTCTAGAGCTTGGTTCATTTCGTATGGAGGTGGAGGAACATAAGTAGCATTATTCAAGGAACAACCTCCAGCACCAATCCAATTTTGAGTACGGCGAAACTCTCCAGGATCACGCTCAGATCCCCTTACTCCATTCATTAACTTTTTGTGGATTTCCTTAATTAGCCTGAGAGATACAGGTAAATCAGTTAACCTTTCAAGACCATGATTAACAGATGCAATGTAGTTAACTACTTCGGCTATATCTTGAGGATTATCTGGTTCTATCGCTTTAGCTTCAAACTCCAAAATATCCATCAGTGAGGCTTGTGTACCTTCAATTTGACTAGAAAGAACGGCTTCCTTACGAATATACATGAATACGAATAAATCTGGATTAGGTAAGGCATCAGTAGAACCATCTAGGCGACCTAATGCTAAATCTGCTTGAGATAGGATTTGCCACATCTCTTGATCTATCTTGATTTCAGGTAGAGGGGGTAATGGATTAGGTATAAAAGCTTTATATTTTCCAGGTTGTTCTACATATCTACCTGCTCTGGCAAAATTGCTCATTATTATCGGTTTCGTTAATATAGTATGATTTATATAGCTATATTATCAAAAGATATCCTATTTCGTTAATATAGTCATGAAAATAAAAATATATGATATAATGAGTTCTCTTTAACGGCGATGGAACTCGCCAAAACCGCCTATGTAAAGGCTAATAGTTCCTACTTTTCCCACGGACTGCGGGAGAGTAGAGCTATATAAAATTCTCACTCTCCTGTAGTAAGTATTTCTCTACAAATTACACCTTCAGGGATTAAGAATGTTATTTAGCATAATTTTGATTTTATTTCTGGGTTTTTTTGCTGGACAAATCACCCGTCGTTTAGGCGCACCGCCTTTAATTGGCATGATTTTGGTGGGGATTTTATTGGGTTCTCAGGTAGGAAATGTTATCAGTTTAGATGTATTAAATGCTGCTGATGAATTAAGAACTGTGGCAGTGATGATTATTTTAATGAAAGCTGGGTTAGGTTTGGATCGGGAAAAACTGACTCAACAGGGAAGTGTGGCATTGCGGTTAGGGTTTTTACCTGCGGCTATGGAGGCGATCGCCATTGCTTTTGCTGCTATGGTAATTTTTAAATTAAACTTTCCCACTGGTTTACTTTTAGGTTGTGTGATTGGTGCTGAATCTCCCGCTGTAATTGTACCGGGAATGTTGAGATTAAAAAGTTTAGGTTGGGGTGTAACCAAAGGTATTCCTGATGCAATTTTAACTGGTAGTGCGTTATCTGATGTTCTGCTTTTATTAGTGTTTAGTTTATTAATTAATTTTTTAGGACAGGGGACTGTTGAAGAAGTTAATATCTTGGGTATTTTAACGTTAAATGCTTTGCAATTACTACCTTTCCAAATTATTTTACAAATATGTTTAGGGATTATTTTAGGTTATTTAGCTGCTAAATTATTAGTTTCTCTATTAAGTCAACAAAACTGGACTCAAAATACTACTCAAGATACAATTATTGCCGCAAGTTTAGCTTTGTTTTTAGTAATTACTGCTCATATTTTACCTTACTTTTCTGGTTATTTGGCGACAATGGCATTAGGATTTTTTTTGATAGAATTAGA from Okeanomitos corallinicola TIOX110 includes the following:
- a CDS encoding Fic family protein → MSNFARAGRYVEQPGKYKAFIPNPLPPLPEIKIDQEMWQILSQADLALGRLDGSTDALPNPDLFVFMYIRKEAVLSSQIEGTQASLMDILEFEAKAIEPDNPQDIAEVVNYIASVNHGLERLTDLPVSLRLIKEIHKKLMNGVRGSERDPGEFRRTQNWIGAGGCSLNNATYVPPPPYEMNQALDNLEKFLHDSTPIPALIKIGLAHAQFETIHPFLDGNGRTGRLLITFLLCEQNILKRPLLYISYYFKKHRTEYYDRLQAVRDNGNWEDWLKFFLRGVYEVAQEASATARKIVSMKEEHRQLVLNEMGRRSGNAITLLESLYFKPIVAVENVQEIIQLSYPNANTLIKEMCDLGLLQEITGQKRNRVFAYQPFLDVFKE
- a CDS encoding zinc metalloprotease HtpX, giving the protein MGNQFKTAALLAALSGLLIAISYWVIGGTGGLIIGIGLAAVTNLFSWYQSDKIALAVYHAQPVSETQAPGLYRMVEKLSQRANIPMPGVYIVPGQTANAFATGRDPEHAAVAVTEGILNILPEDELEGVIAHELTHIINRDTLTQAVAATVAGAISFLAQMLSYSLWFGGGSRDNDRGANPLGMLLTVMLAPVAATIIQLAISRTREFSADAGAAQLTGNPRALARALQRLEATARQMPLNANPAFEPLLIIHPISGQFLGNLFSSHPATETRVEALLKLDQQLSTTAY